A part of Loxodonta africana isolate mLoxAfr1 chromosome 11, mLoxAfr1.hap2, whole genome shotgun sequence genomic DNA contains:
- the LOC100673067 gene encoding zinc finger protein 544 isoform X5: MEMKCCTWEEGPWYVSLGDGQDWRDHLGKYQENSVSEMVLTSKRLFAQGERWDCVLGGSYSLTLSLLPQTLPIGTHKPDSQVKRLKQDSVSINHQNSLTDQKPCENHQSARAFSHFIYLNKCAKVETGNKPCECAVSGESFNYDTSLHFHTRIFSAENSNECKNCGNFLNHSRSLNERKLMQFGGSQFECDECRKVCSESSCLEQTVGSNFGEALFGCGEGCDAFHRSSSFTDCNVIQSGKKPCVCDQCGKSFSCCSKLLVHQRTHTGEKPYECHCCGKFFRQSYDLIVHQRTHTGEKPYECNQCGKSFIQSSKLIRHQRTHTGEKPYTCHECGRFFRWNSNLIVHQRIHTGEKPYECAHCGKSFSQSSDFIAHKRTHTGEKPYKCNQCGKSFIRSTQLIRHLRIHTGEKPYKCDQCGKAFTGSSHLAEHQRTHTGEKPFECFQCGKTFTGSSHLLSHQRIHSGEKPYKCKDCGKSFRQRSQLVVHQRTHTGEKPYECSHCGKAFSQRSPLIVHQRTHIGEKPYQCSVCVKAFSQRSRLIEHQRTHTGEKPYECIDCGKAFNDRSTLTKHERTHTGEKPYECSHCEKAFSQRCQLTRHQRIHTGEKPYKCNECGKAFSYNTSLIQHEKTHRRKTQ, encoded by the coding sequence ATGGAAATGAAATGCTGCACTTGGGAGGAGGGCCCCTGGTATGTGTCACTGGGAGATGGGCAGGATTGGAGGGACCACCTAGGAAAGTACCAGGAGAACTCTGTGAGTGAAATGGTTCTCACCTCGAAGAGACTGTTTGCTCAAGGGGAACGCTGGGACTGTGTACTTGGGGGAAGTTATAGTCTTACTTTAAGCCTTTTACCACAGACATTACCTATAGGAACACATAAGCCTGACTCACAGGTTAAAAGATTGAAACAGGATTCGGTTTCCATTAATCATCAGAACAGCTTAACAGATCAGAAGCCCTGTGAAAATCATCAGAGTGCTAGAGCCTTTTCTCATTTCATTTACTTGAATAAATGTGCGAAAGTTGAAACAGGAAATAAACCTTGTGAATGTGCTGTGAGTGGTGAATCTTTCAACTATGATACTTCCCTTCATTTTCACACTAGAATTTTTTCAGCAGAGAATAGCAATGAATGTAAGAACTGTGGAAACTTCCTTAACCATAGCAGGTCTCTGAATGAACGCAAGCTGATGCAATTTGGGGGAAGTCAGTTTGAGTGTGACGAATGCAGGAAAGTGTGTTCTGAGAGCTCGTGCCTTGAACAAACGGTAGGAAGTAATTTCGGAGAAGCACTGTTCGGATGTGGGGAGGGCTGTGATGCCTTCCACAGGTCCTCATCTTTTACTGACTGTAACGTCATTCAGAGTGGAAAGAAGCCATGTGTGTGTGATCAGTGTGGAAAATCTTTCAGCTGTTGCTCCAAGCTTCTTGTACACCAGAGAACGCACACTGGAGAAAAGCCCTATGAATGTCATTGTTGTGGGAAGTTTTTCCGCCAGAGCTATGACCTCATTGTACATCAGAgaactcatactggagagaagccctatgaatgtaatcagtgtgggAAATCTTTCATTCAGAGTTCTAAACTAATTAGGCATCAGCGAACTCACACTGGAGAAAAACCATATACATGTCATGAATGTGGAAGATTCTTCCGGTGGAACTCTAACCTTATTGTACATcaaagaattcatactggagagaaaccttatgagtgTGCTCATTGTGGAAAGTCCTTCAGCCAAAGCTCTGACTTCATCGCCCATAAAAGgactcacactggagagaaaccctacaaATGTAACCAGTGTGGAAAGTCCTTCATTCGAAGCACTCAGCTTATAAGGCATCTgcgaattcatactggagagaagccGTATAAATGCGATCAGTGTGGAAAAGCCTTCACTGGGAGTTCTCACCTTGCTGAGCATCAGAgaactcatactggagagaaaccctttGAATGCTTTCAGTGTGGGAAAACTTTCACAGGGAGCTCTCACCTCCTTTCCCATCAGAGAATTCACTCTGGGGAGAAGCCATACAAATGTAAAGACTGTGGGAAATCCTTTAGGCAGAGATCTCAGCTTGTCGTGCATCAGCGAAcccatactggagagaaaccttacgaaTGCAGTCATTGCGGAAAAGCTTTCAGCCAGAGGTCCCCCCTCATTGTGCATCAGAGAACACACATTGGAGAGAAACCGTAtcagtgtagtgtgtgtgtgaaagCCTTCAGTCAGAGATCACGCCTTATCGAACACCAGAGGACACATACTGGAGAAAAGCCCTATGAGTGCATCGACTGCGGGAAAGCCTTCAATGACCGGTCAACCCTTACTAAACATGAGAGAAcgcacactggagagaaaccctatgaatgtagcCATTGTGAAAAGGCCTTTAGCCAGCGGTGTCAACTTACAagacatcagagaattcatactggggagaaaccttataaatgtaatgaatgtgggaaagctttcagtTATAACACATCCCTTATTCAACATGAGAAAACTCATAGGAGAAAAACCCAATGA